A genomic window from Halanaerobiales bacterium includes:
- a CDS encoding NADH-dependent [FeFe] hydrogenase, group A6, whose amino-acid sequence MSEINITIDNEKIQVEEGATVLEAAKELGIDIPTLCYHPDLTIHGACRVCVVEDLESGELLASCCTPAEDGMTINTRSARARKARRRNVKLLLANHPNDCLGCDRNGSCELQDITYSLGINSDDMEELRGETREHEIDDTGPSLKRDPNKCILCGRCVRVCEEVQGVSALQFSGRGFDTVVQTAFDLPQSEINCANCGQCATVCPVGAITEVSEIDRVWRAIEDDEKHVIVQTAPAIQAALGEEFGYEPGTVVTGKLVAALDKIGFDKVFSTEFTADLTIMEEGNELLKRVKGQKDLPQITSCCPGWVKFAEHNYPELLDNLSTAKSPQQMFSALAKTYYAEESGIDPEKIYTVSIMPCTAKKFEKEREEMNDSGYKDTDAVLTTRELARMIREIGLDFTRLDDQEYDEMMGTSTGAGTIFGTTGGVAEAAVRTVKEKLTGEELERLDLGFRGVNEAEVKIGDMTLNIAIANGLSRAAELLDKVKAGECKYDFIEIMACPNGCVGGGGQPLPVNKEIKEKRGKGLASIDESKVIRKSHKNPMIVRLYEEYLGEPLSGDSH is encoded by the coding sequence ATGTCTGAAATAAATATAACTATAGATAATGAGAAAATTCAAGTTGAAGAAGGAGCAACTGTTTTAGAAGCAGCAAAAGAATTAGGTATTGATATACCTACTTTATGCTATCATCCTGATCTCACAATACACGGTGCATGCAGAGTTTGTGTAGTAGAAGATTTAGAATCAGGAGAATTATTGGCTTCCTGTTGTACTCCTGCTGAAGATGGAATGACTATTAATACTAGAAGTGCAAGGGCCAGAAAGGCAAGAAGAAGAAATGTAAAATTATTACTTGCCAATCATCCTAATGACTGTCTTGGATGTGATCGAAATGGAAGTTGTGAATTACAGGATATAACTTATAGCTTAGGTATAAATAGTGATGATATGGAAGAATTAAGAGGAGAAACTCGCGAACATGAAATAGATGATACTGGACCTTCTCTAAAAAGAGATCCTAATAAATGTATTTTATGTGGTCGCTGTGTAAGAGTTTGTGAAGAAGTACAGGGAGTTTCTGCCTTGCAATTTAGTGGTCGAGGGTTTGATACAGTTGTGCAAACAGCCTTTGATCTACCTCAAAGTGAAATAAATTGTGCTAACTGTGGACAGTGTGCAACAGTCTGTCCGGTGGGAGCAATTACTGAAGTTAGTGAAATTGATAGAGTATGGAGAGCTATTGAAGATGATGAAAAGCACGTAATAGTCCAGACAGCACCAGCTATTCAGGCTGCTTTAGGTGAAGAATTTGGTTATGAACCTGGTACAGTAGTAACTGGCAAATTGGTTGCTGCCTTAGATAAAATTGGTTTTGATAAAGTATTTTCAACAGAGTTTACAGCTGATCTTACAATTATGGAAGAGGGTAATGAGTTATTAAAAAGGGTTAAAGGTCAAAAAGACTTACCCCAGATTACTTCCTGTTGTCCAGGTTGGGTAAAATTTGCTGAACACAATTATCCAGAGCTATTAGATAATCTTTCTACAGCTAAGTCACCTCAACAGATGTTTTCTGCTTTAGCAAAAACATATTATGCTGAAGAAAGTGGAATTGATCCTGAAAAAATATATACAGTTTCCATAATGCCCTGTACAGCCAAAAAGTTTGAAAAAGAAAGAGAAGAAATGAATGATAGTGGTTATAAGGATACTGATGCTGTTCTTACAACTCGTGAATTGGCAAGAATGATAAGAGAAATAGGTCTTGATTTCACCCGTCTTGATGATCAGGAATATGATGAAATGATGGGTACTTCAACTGGAGCTGGAACTATTTTTGGTACAACTGGTGGTGTTGCTGAAGCTGCAGTAAGAACTGTTAAAGAAAAATTGACAGGTGAAGAGTTAGAAAGACTTGATCTTGGTTTTAGAGGAGTTAATGAAGCTGAAGTTAAAATTGGTGATATGACCTTAAATATAGCTATAGCAAATGGATTATCACGAGCAGCAGAGTTATTAGATAAAGTAAAAGCTGGAGAATGCAAGTATGACTTCATTGAAATTATGGCCTGTCCTAACGGATGTGTTGGTGGAGGTGGACAGCCTTTACCAGTAAATAAAGAAATAAAAGAAAAGAGAGGTAAAGGACTTGCCAGCATAGATGAAAGTAAAGTTATTAGAAAATCGCATAAAAACCCAATGATAGTAAGACTTTATGAGGAATATCTTGGTGAACCACTTAGTGGAGATTCACACCA